One genomic segment of Miscanthus floridulus cultivar M001 unplaced genomic scaffold, ASM1932011v1 fs_250_1_2, whole genome shotgun sequence includes these proteins:
- the LOC136530997 gene encoding uncharacterized protein, with amino-acid sequence MSGLMADREHRTVFVTVGTTCFDALVMAVDSPEVKKALLQKGYSNLVIQMGRGTYVPSKVSGDATLQVDHFTFSPSIADNMGTASLVISHAGSGSIFETLRLGKPLIVVVNEDLMDNHQSELAEELAERKHLFCARPQTLGETIRAMDLETLVPYEPGDAKPVVTLINKFLGFPVD; translated from the exons ATGTCAGGATTGATGGCAGATAGGGAGCATCGAACGGTGTTTGTTACAGTGGGGACTACATGTTTTGATGCTCTTGTCATGGCGGTAGATTCTCCAGAAGTGAAGAAGGCTTTATTGCAAAAAGGTTATAGTAATCTTGTTATTCAAATGGGCCGAGGAACATATGTTCCATCCAAG GTCTCAGGAGATGCTACCCTTCAAGTTGATCATTTTACATTTTCACCAAGCATTGCTGACAATATGGGAACAGCTTCTCTAGTTATCAGCCATGCAG GTTCAGGAAGCATATTTGAAACGCTACGACTCGGCAAACCACTAATCGTTGTTGTAAATGAAGATTTGATGGACAATCACCAGAGTGAATTAGCAGAAGAATTGGCTGAAAGGAAGCATCTCTTCTGTGCACGCCCACAAACATTGGGAGAGACCATCCGGGCAATGGACCTAGAGACATTAGTTCCTTATGAGCCAGGGGATGCCAAACCAGTTGTCACCCTGATCAACAAATTTCTTGGCTTTCCCGTTGACTGA